One window from the genome of Gambusia affinis linkage group LG14, SWU_Gaff_1.0, whole genome shotgun sequence encodes:
- the LOC122843205 gene encoding H-2 class I histocompatibility antigen, Q9 alpha chain-like — protein MMKIVIFVVLLVGLQDVASVTHSLKYFYTASSGIKNFPEFVTVGMVDDQQFSYYDSVIKKEIPKQDWMAKSEGPEYWQQQTEASLGDEQSFKANIGIAKERFNQTGGVHIVQFMYGCEWDDETQQVTGYYQYGYDGEDWLVLNVGTNTFIAPKQQAEITKNKWNSNKAGLEYRKNYLNQICPEWLKKYVDYGRSSLMRTELPSVSVLQKSSSSPVSCFASGFYPNRAEMFWRKDGEEIHDGVIKGEILPNNDGTFQMSVNIDLSSVPTEDHTKYECVFQLSGVKEDIINRLENESNKTNVIISVVAAVVVIGLIAVIGIIFYLKRKANRSDSPVPGPLPEETQRLQA, from the exons ATGATGAAGATTGTCATTTTCGTGGTCCTGCTGGTTGGCCTACAGGATGTGGCGTCAG TTACTCACTCACTGAAATACTTCTACACGGCCTCTTCTGGAATAAAAAACTTCCCAGAGTTTGTGACTGTTGGGATGGTGGATGATCAGCAATTCTCCTACTATGACAGTGTCATTAAAAAGGAGATTCCCAAGCAGGACTGGATGGCAAAGAGTGAAGGTCCTGAGTACTGGCAGCAACAGACTGAGGCCTCCCTTGGTGATGAGCAGTCCTTCAAAGCCAACATTGGTATTGCTAAGGAGCGCTTCAACCAGACTGGAG gTGTTCACATTGTCCAGTTCATGTACGGCTGTGAGTGGGATGATGAGACTCAACAGGTTACTGGCTATTATCAGTATGGCTACGATGGCGAAGACTGGCTTGTATTGAATGTTggcacaaacacatttattgctCCAAAACAACAGGCTGAAATTACTAAAAACAAATGGAACAGTAACAAAGCTGGGCTGGAGTACAGAAAGAATTACCTCAACCAGATTTGTCCTGAGTGGCTGAAGAAATATGTAGACTATGGGAGAAGCTCTCTGATGAGAACAG AGCTCCCCTCAGTGTCTGTCCTTCAGAAATCGTCCTCCTCTCCAGTCAGTTGCTTCGCTTCAGGTTTTTACCCCAACAGAGCTGAAATGTTCTGGAGGAAAGATGGAGAAGAGATTCATGATGGAGTGATTAAAGGAGAGATCCTCCCCAACAATGATGGGACCTTCCAGATGAGCGTTAACATCGATCTGTCATCTGTTCCGACTGAAGACCACACCaagtatgaatgtgtgtttcagCTCTCTGGAGTCAAGGAAGACATCATCAATAGACTGGAGAATGAAT caaataaaaccaATGTGATCAtctctgttgttgctgctgtggttgtCATTGGTCTCATTGCTGTGATTGGAATCATTTTTTACCTGAAGAGGAAAG ccAACCGTTCAGATTCTC CTGTGCCCGGTCCACTCCCAGAAGAAACCCAACGTCTGCAAGCATGA